The following coding sequences are from one Diospyros lotus cultivar Yz01 chromosome 7, ASM1463336v1, whole genome shotgun sequence window:
- the LOC127806375 gene encoding actin-related protein 4A isoform X2 produces the protein MYGGDEVSAIVVDLGSHTCKGGYAGEDAPKAVFPSVVGSIDQMDVDDSDNPEKNSASVTETKNVKGKRKLYVGSQALGFRRDHMEVLSPIKDGVVVDWDIVDSIWDHTFRDCLLIDPKEHPMLLAEPSSNSQQQREKTAELMFEKYKVPALFLAKNAVLTSFASGRATSLVVDREGVLAVGSWLLSKVFGPSQFFSYHVLSSEQQ, from the exons ATGTATGGAGGAG ATGAAGTATCGGCCATAGTCGTAGACTTAGGTTCGCACACCTGTAAGGGTGGTTATGCTGGTGAAGACGCCCCCAAAGCTGTGTTTCCTTCT GTGGTTGGATCGATTGATCAAATGGATGTTGATGACTCTGATAATCCTGAAAAGAACTCAGCCTCTGTTACAGAGACTAAGAATGTCAAGGGAAAACGCAAGCTATATGTTGGATCGCAGGCATTAGGATTCCGTCGGGATCATATGGAG GTGTTATCACCAATAAAGGATGGAGTAGTTGTTGACTGGGATATAGTTGACAGCATCTGGGACCATACCTTTAG GGATTGCCTACTGATTGATCCAAAAGAACATCCAATGCTACTTGCTGAACCATCTTCCAACAGTCAACAACAAAGAGAGAA GACAGCAGAGCTTATGTTCGAAAAATACAAAGTTCCTGCACTATTTTTGGCCAAGAATGCT GTTCTCACATCTTTTGCCTCAGGACGAGCTACCTCTTTAGTTGTTGATAG AGAGGGTGTGCTTGCTGTGGGATCTTGGTTGTTGAGCAAAGTCTTTGGGCCTTCTCAATTCTTTAGCTATCATGTCCTGAGCAGTGAGCAACAATAA
- the LOC127806375 gene encoding actin-related protein 4A isoform X3: MYGGDEVSAIVVDLGSHTCKGGYAGEDAPKAVFPSVVGSIDQMDVDDSDNPEKNSASVTETKNVKGKRKLYVGSQALGFRRDHMEVLSPIKDGVVVDWDIVDSIWDHTFRDCLLIDPKEHPMLLAEPSSNSQQQRENRAYVRKIQSSCTIFGQECCSHIFCLRTSYLFSC; encoded by the exons ATGTATGGAGGAG ATGAAGTATCGGCCATAGTCGTAGACTTAGGTTCGCACACCTGTAAGGGTGGTTATGCTGGTGAAGACGCCCCCAAAGCTGTGTTTCCTTCT GTGGTTGGATCGATTGATCAAATGGATGTTGATGACTCTGATAATCCTGAAAAGAACTCAGCCTCTGTTACAGAGACTAAGAATGTCAAGGGAAAACGCAAGCTATATGTTGGATCGCAGGCATTAGGATTCCGTCGGGATCATATGGAG GTGTTATCACCAATAAAGGATGGAGTAGTTGTTGACTGGGATATAGTTGACAGCATCTGGGACCATACCTTTAG GGATTGCCTACTGATTGATCCAAAAGAACATCCAATGCTACTTGCTGAACCATCTTCCAACAGTCAACAACAAAGAGAGAA CAGAGCTTATGTTCGAAAAATACAAAGTTCCTGCACTATTTTTGGCCAAGAATGCT GTTCTCACATCTTTTGCCTCAGGACGAGCTACCTCTTTAGTTGTTGA